The following are encoded together in the Spirosoma oryzicola genome:
- a CDS encoding TonB-dependent receptor domain-containing protein — translation MKHLFTLFLIITLGCVQAQTITGSVTDAVTEQAIVGATVRWLNSQTGTVTDSAGRFSLSGQGMLQVSFVGYQTLTVRARERFFTVALIPDTKELQTVEVVGRVAKDYNSEYSFSATKIAALNKDIPQSISTVTKELIADRQAFQLADAVKLVSGVIPSSYYNQYAIRGISQNEEGQIINGMRTRQYYFLQPLTANIERVEVLKGPASASFSSVDPGGSINLVTKKPLAVRRNEVSLSVGSFSTLRGALDFTGPLNDKKTLLYRVNGAYQQARSYRDLVGNQSFLLSPSFSYIPNTKTALNAELIYSDMNGNLDRGQPIFGAVAGVTDLNSTPISLNLGAPNDFFRSKELIMMGNLAHKFTDRISLNMAYMKQTWSENLQEHRTTNAFGVDLTGQPVQSLAAMQFVQRQQYWNVDNLSSYLNFDGNTGAIQHKLLIGYDLNRWQKLKGGGQNAARGYLLKDGSVAASFVVANAANYQTQTVAGVTIPKPNVPHFDLANPTYTIRNVEDYVLNVRTALQPALTTTKAIYIQDQLTWHNLILLLGLRQEWYEDITNFNAPNPITVNKSALLPRLGITYALTPQVNVYGTYLRGYQPQSNTVTLLPVAAPTGSTFDPLESDLKEVGLKADLFGNRVHITSAIYEINQRNLLMNANDPANPDLLVTRGAERSRGFELDLAGYLTPNWQINASYSFIDAIIVNDREASLIGARKQNTPRHSGNLWTRYNFSSNSALSDLGVGLGVQYSDSKIPWFSRAFEVPAYTLLDMAVYYTPQRSNVQVALNVNNLTNRTYWIGAQNYLRLFPGAPRTTMLTLTYRF, via the coding sequence ATGAAGCACTTATTTACCTTATTTCTCATAATAACCCTAGGATGCGTTCAGGCACAGACCATCACGGGTAGTGTGACGGATGCCGTTACGGAGCAAGCTATCGTCGGTGCCACGGTCCGCTGGTTAAATTCGCAAACCGGAACGGTTACTGACTCCGCCGGACGGTTTAGCCTGTCGGGGCAAGGTATGCTACAAGTGTCGTTTGTTGGCTACCAAACGCTCACTGTCAGAGCCCGAGAACGCTTTTTTACGGTAGCCTTGATTCCAGATACAAAAGAGCTGCAAACCGTTGAAGTGGTGGGTCGAGTAGCCAAAGACTACAATAGCGAATACTCATTTTCGGCCACAAAAATTGCGGCACTCAATAAAGACATCCCACAGTCAATCAGTACGGTAACGAAAGAATTGATCGCCGACCGGCAGGCGTTTCAGCTGGCCGACGCCGTCAAACTGGTTAGTGGGGTCATTCCATCGAGTTACTACAATCAGTACGCAATCCGTGGCATTAGCCAAAACGAAGAAGGTCAGATTATCAATGGCATGCGTACACGCCAGTACTATTTTCTTCAACCGCTAACGGCCAACATCGAACGGGTGGAGGTGCTGAAAGGACCCGCTTCAGCGTCGTTTTCGTCGGTCGATCCGGGAGGCAGTATCAACCTCGTCACGAAAAAACCCTTGGCCGTTCGTCGGAACGAAGTAAGTTTAAGCGTGGGCAGCTTTAGTACGCTACGGGGAGCACTTGATTTTACGGGTCCGCTCAACGACAAGAAAACGCTGTTGTATCGGGTAAACGGAGCGTATCAGCAAGCCCGCAGCTATCGCGATCTGGTCGGTAACCAATCCTTTTTGCTGTCGCCGTCTTTTTCCTACATCCCCAATACCAAAACCGCCCTCAATGCTGAACTCATTTACAGCGACATGAATGGGAACCTGGACCGGGGGCAACCTATTTTCGGAGCGGTAGCGGGAGTAACAGATTTAAATAGTACGCCAATCAGTCTGAATCTAGGCGCACCGAACGATTTCTTTCGCTCGAAAGAATTGATCATGATGGGAAATCTGGCGCATAAGTTCACCGACCGGATCAGTCTGAACATGGCTTATATGAAACAGACGTGGTCCGAAAATTTGCAGGAACATCGTACGACCAATGCATTTGGCGTTGATCTTACGGGGCAACCCGTTCAGTCGCTGGCGGCCATGCAGTTTGTGCAACGTCAGCAATATTGGAACGTCGACAACCTGAGCAGTTATCTCAATTTTGATGGGAATACAGGTGCGATCCAACACAAGCTATTGATTGGCTATGATCTGAATCGCTGGCAAAAGCTAAAAGGAGGTGGACAGAACGCTGCGCGGGGTTATCTGCTGAAAGACGGGTCGGTAGCGGCTTCGTTCGTTGTAGCCAACGCAGCTAATTATCAGACCCAGACCGTCGCGGGTGTCACCATACCGAAACCGAACGTCCCGCATTTTGATTTAGCCAATCCGACCTACACCATTCGGAACGTCGAGGATTATGTGCTCAACGTTCGGACGGCGTTGCAACCCGCCTTGACGACAACCAAAGCAATCTATATTCAGGATCAATTGACCTGGCATAACCTGATTCTTTTGCTGGGACTGCGCCAGGAATGGTATGAAGATATTACCAATTTTAACGCCCCGAATCCGATTACGGTCAACAAGTCTGCCTTGCTACCCCGGTTGGGCATCACCTACGCCCTGACACCCCAAGTAAACGTATATGGCACGTATTTACGAGGCTACCAACCCCAATCGAACACAGTAACGTTGTTACCCGTTGCCGCTCCGACTGGCAGCACGTTCGATCCGCTGGAGAGTGATTTAAAAGAAGTGGGTCTTAAAGCCGATTTGTTTGGAAATCGGGTTCATATTACCTCGGCGATTTACGAGATCAACCAGCGGAACCTGTTGATGAATGCCAATGATCCAGCCAATCCAGACCTGTTGGTTACCAGGGGCGCTGAACGAAGCCGGGGCTTTGAACTCGATCTTGCCGGTTATCTGACACCCAACTGGCAAATCAATGCTTCGTACAGCTTTATTGATGCCATTATTGTCAACGATCGGGAAGCTTCACTGATTGGGGCTCGCAAGCAAAACACACCCCGACACAGTGGTAACCTCTGGACCCGCTATAACTTTTCGTCCAACTCCGCGCTGAGCGATCTGGGCGTTGGGCTTGGCGTTCAGTACAGCGACAGCAAGATTCCCTGGTTTTCAAGGGCGTTCGAGGTTCCTGCTTACACGCTGCTCGATATGGCCGTTTATTACACACCCCAGCGAAGTAACGTACAGGTTGCGCTCAACGTCAACAATTTGACCAACAGGACGTACTGGATCGGCGCTCAGAACTACCTGCGCCTGTTCCCAGGAGCTCCCCGTACGACAATGTTAACCCTGACTTACCGCTTTTGA
- a CDS encoding TIGR03885 family FMN-dependent LLM class oxidoreductase, giving the protein MIKIGYHASHEQFKPSELLSRIQQAEQAGFTAGTCSDHFHPWSDKQGESGFAWSWLGAALQATSLSFGVVNAPGQRYNPAIIAQAAATLADMFPERFWIAVGTGQYLNEHINGERWPSKADRNTRLKECVDIMRALWNGETVTHRGLVTVDDARLYTRPQIKPLIVGAAVTSKTAEWVGSWADALITTSRPIDELRQVVDAFRQGGGSGKPMFLKVQLSYTSDLEQARQGAYDQWRGNVFPNSVMTELRMPSYFDDAASMVDVAAVEKFVHVSADHNQYVDWLLEYQSLGFEQLSLHNVNLEQQAFIDDFGTHVLPHVFKHTN; this is encoded by the coding sequence ATGATCAAAATTGGGTATCACGCTTCCCATGAACAGTTTAAACCAAGCGAGTTATTGTCTCGCATCCAGCAGGCGGAGCAAGCCGGTTTTACAGCTGGAACATGCTCTGACCATTTTCATCCTTGGAGTGATAAGCAGGGTGAAAGTGGTTTTGCCTGGAGCTGGCTGGGCGCTGCTCTACAGGCGACGTCGTTGTCTTTTGGCGTAGTCAATGCGCCCGGACAGCGCTATAATCCGGCTATTATTGCACAGGCCGCGGCTACTTTGGCCGATATGTTTCCCGAACGTTTCTGGATTGCCGTCGGGACGGGCCAGTACCTGAACGAACACATAAACGGAGAACGCTGGCCTTCGAAAGCAGATCGGAATACGCGCTTGAAAGAGTGCGTCGATATCATGAGGGCTCTGTGGAACGGCGAGACGGTTACCCATCGTGGCCTGGTGACCGTTGACGACGCGCGTCTGTACACACGCCCCCAGATTAAGCCGCTTATTGTAGGAGCAGCCGTCACCAGTAAAACTGCCGAATGGGTAGGTAGTTGGGCAGATGCCCTGATTACAACATCCCGGCCAATCGACGAATTGCGACAGGTTGTGGACGCTTTTCGGCAAGGTGGAGGATCAGGCAAACCGATGTTTCTCAAGGTACAGCTTTCTTATACATCCGATTTGGAGCAAGCGCGACAGGGTGCTTATGACCAGTGGCGCGGCAATGTTTTCCCCAATAGTGTAATGACTGAACTACGGATGCCTAGCTACTTTGATGATGCGGCATCAATGGTTGACGTTGCTGCGGTCGAAAAGTTCGTCCACGTGTCAGCTGATCATAATCAATATGTCGACTGGCTGCTTGAATACCAATCCCTAGGGTTCGAACAGCTATCGTTACATAATGTCAATCTAGAACAGCAGGCGTTTATCGACGACTTTGGTACGCATGTGTTGCCCCACGTTTTTAAGCATACCAATTAA
- a CDS encoding SDR family NAD(P)-dependent oxidoreductase, giving the protein MNQPKTWFVTGTSKGIGFMLVKELLQAGHNVIATTRQPDTLLDALGGPHEHLLALPVDLSNEASVKSAVQQAIDRFGRLDIVINNAGYALLGSLEEVTDEEFRQSMDINLFGAINVIRAVIPPMRNQNSGHVINISSNAGYVGYGNAGAYNAAKFALIGISEALALETQPFGIKVTVVAPGQFRTNFMDKGSMQFAKNRIAAYELDKAEQLWNDFSGQQAGDPLKLVTILMELVNHPAPPLHLLLGPDTYELIQTHRQREKEEFDAWKTVSLSTNFD; this is encoded by the coding sequence ATGAATCAGCCGAAAACCTGGTTTGTCACCGGTACCTCCAAGGGAATCGGATTCATGTTAGTCAAAGAGCTATTGCAGGCGGGCCACAACGTGATCGCTACAACGCGCCAACCAGACACTTTACTTGATGCACTGGGAGGCCCTCACGAACACCTGTTGGCTTTGCCCGTAGACTTGTCGAACGAAGCTAGCGTAAAAAGCGCTGTTCAGCAGGCGATTGACCGCTTTGGCCGCTTGGATATCGTGATCAACAACGCTGGATATGCTTTGCTGGGTAGCCTCGAAGAAGTGACCGATGAAGAATTTCGTCAATCAATGGATATCAATTTGTTTGGCGCGATCAACGTAATACGCGCTGTGATTCCACCTATGCGCAATCAGAACAGCGGGCATGTAATTAATATCTCGTCAAATGCAGGCTATGTCGGCTATGGCAATGCGGGTGCTTACAATGCGGCTAAGTTTGCCTTGATCGGTATCTCGGAAGCGCTCGCGCTGGAAACTCAACCGTTCGGTATAAAGGTGACGGTTGTCGCACCGGGTCAGTTCAGAACCAACTTTATGGACAAAGGCTCTATGCAGTTTGCCAAAAACAGGATAGCAGCTTATGAACTCGACAAAGCCGAGCAACTATGGAATGATTTTAGTGGACAGCAGGCGGGGGACCCTCTGAAACTCGTAACCATTTTGATGGAGTTAGTCAATCATCCGGCCCCACCCCTGCATCTACTGCTAGGGCCTGATACGTACGAGTTAATCCAGACCCATCGCCAGCGCGAAAAAGAAGAGTTTGATGCCTGGAAAACCGTAAGTTTATCGACAAATTTTGATTAA
- a CDS encoding MGH1-like glycoside hydrolase domain-containing protein encodes MDNNLEKQRLSRQWAKEENWYKWGPYLSERQWGTVREDYTAEGEAWDAFPYEHARMRVYRWGEDGLGGISDETQTLCFALSLWNGQDPYLKERMFGISNEQGNHGEDVKELYYYLDNTPTHSYMRMLYKYPQTAFPYDQLVDENAKRDQSEREFELLDTGIFNDSAYFDVEVEYAKKDTDDILIRLTIHNRADKEATLYLLPTLWFRNRWSFHPETQKPAIEKVDASHLRAVHESLGTYTLTFHPTDTILVTENETNQERVFGNQNESPFVKDAFHDAITTGQTSPFDEQPTGTKCAPVYKLTLDAGQSTTVCLRLSQQSDASLDDEFDAIFAERKKEADEFYAPLTEGNTPDDAQIKRQAWAGLLWSKQYYHYNVRRWLEGDPGHPIPPAERWNGRNADWQHLNAEHIMIMPDKWEYPWFAAWDQAFQSIAVEDIDLEFAKHQLYLHADPQYQAPDGRLPAYEWDFSAANPPLRAAISWLFYRRERELTDKKDYDFLITMFDRLRPNYEWWTNQVSGKEDGLFQGGFLGLDNISLFDRNEEIPGGGTLDQADATAWMATYTLYMMRIAVELAQKDPDVYEPLSCYYFDHYIRISNALQRVATLWIDDDDEESNNGFTYDVLHMPDGEKIPIPLRSLVGLANLFAVMTLDHETASALPSFYQKVQDYLKNPPSENPCYCVINEDPEKDCILFGLLSANQLERLSGFLFSEAELLAPGGIRSLSKVYEEPFTMEIAGEENEIHYTPGESDTKMFGGNSNWRGPVWYPLNFFIVGALQEFGNYYGDRVQVALPSGSDNKGTLNDAAAFLSKRLWHAFRPNEKGERPCHGTDTIYATDPHFKDLILFYEHFDGDTSRGLGASHQTGWTALVTRL; translated from the coding sequence ATGGATAACAACCTGGAGAAACAACGATTATCGAGACAATGGGCTAAAGAAGAAAACTGGTACAAATGGGGACCTTACCTTTCTGAACGGCAGTGGGGAACTGTTCGGGAAGATTATACGGCTGAAGGAGAAGCCTGGGATGCTTTTCCGTACGAGCACGCCCGGATGCGGGTATACCGCTGGGGAGAAGATGGCCTTGGCGGAATATCCGACGAAACCCAAACGCTTTGTTTTGCACTCTCGCTCTGGAACGGTCAGGACCCTTACCTGAAAGAACGGATGTTCGGCATTTCTAACGAGCAGGGTAATCACGGGGAAGACGTAAAGGAATTGTATTACTACCTGGATAATACGCCGACGCACAGTTACATGCGGATGTTATACAAATATCCGCAGACGGCTTTTCCCTATGATCAGCTCGTTGACGAAAATGCAAAGCGTGATCAATCCGAGCGGGAGTTTGAGCTACTGGATACGGGCATCTTCAACGACAGCGCTTATTTCGACGTAGAGGTAGAATATGCTAAAAAAGATACCGATGATATCCTGATTCGCTTGACAATCCACAACCGGGCTGACAAAGAAGCAACATTGTACCTGTTGCCTACGCTGTGGTTTCGAAATCGGTGGTCGTTTCATCCCGAAACGCAAAAGCCAGCCATCGAAAAAGTTGATGCAAGTCACCTGCGGGCTGTGCACGAAAGTCTGGGAACGTACACACTTACCTTCCACCCAACCGATACCATCTTGGTTACCGAAAACGAAACAAACCAGGAGCGCGTATTTGGTAACCAAAACGAATCACCTTTCGTGAAAGACGCTTTTCACGATGCGATAACCACAGGACAGACTTCGCCGTTTGATGAGCAACCAACAGGTACGAAATGCGCACCAGTCTACAAGCTTACACTCGACGCTGGACAGTCGACAACGGTTTGTTTGCGGTTAAGTCAGCAGTCGGATGCATCATTAGACGACGAGTTCGACGCCATTTTTGCTGAGCGCAAGAAAGAAGCGGATGAATTTTATGCACCGCTTACCGAAGGCAACACGCCCGATGACGCTCAAATCAAACGCCAGGCCTGGGCGGGTTTACTCTGGTCGAAACAGTATTACCATTACAATGTACGTCGCTGGCTGGAGGGCGATCCCGGCCACCCAATTCCACCTGCCGAACGTTGGAACGGGCGTAATGCCGATTGGCAGCACCTGAACGCAGAGCACATTATGATCATGCCCGACAAGTGGGAGTACCCTTGGTTTGCGGCCTGGGATCAGGCGTTTCAATCCATTGCCGTCGAGGATATTGATCTTGAATTTGCCAAACACCAGCTTTACCTGCACGCCGATCCTCAGTATCAGGCTCCTGATGGGCGCTTACCAGCCTATGAGTGGGATTTCTCAGCGGCCAATCCGCCCTTACGAGCAGCCATTAGCTGGCTTTTCTACCGCCGGGAGCGCGAACTAACGGACAAAAAGGATTACGACTTCCTGATAACCATGTTTGATCGCCTGCGTCCGAACTACGAATGGTGGACAAATCAGGTGAGCGGAAAAGAAGATGGGTTGTTTCAGGGTGGCTTTTTGGGGCTGGACAACATAAGCCTGTTTGATCGTAACGAAGAAATACCGGGCGGAGGAACGTTGGATCAGGCTGATGCTACTGCCTGGATGGCTACATATACGCTTTACATGATGCGTATCGCCGTTGAACTAGCTCAGAAAGATCCCGACGTTTACGAGCCACTTAGCTGTTACTACTTTGATCATTACATTCGAATTAGTAATGCGCTACAGCGGGTAGCGACGCTGTGGATCGACGACGACGATGAGGAAAGCAACAACGGATTTACCTACGATGTGTTGCACATGCCCGACGGTGAAAAAATTCCGATTCCGCTCCGCTCCTTAGTCGGGCTGGCTAATTTGTTTGCGGTCATGACACTCGATCACGAGACAGCTTCGGCGTTACCTTCGTTCTACCAGAAAGTACAAGACTATCTTAAAAATCCGCCCTCGGAAAATCCGTGCTATTGCGTCATCAACGAAGATCCGGAGAAAGACTGTATTCTTTTCGGGCTGTTATCTGCCAATCAGCTAGAACGACTTAGTGGTTTCCTTTTCTCGGAAGCTGAATTACTGGCACCGGGCGGAATCCGTTCGCTGTCGAAAGTGTACGAAGAGCCATTTACGATGGAAATTGCCGGAGAAGAAAACGAAATTCACTATACGCCAGGCGAGTCGGATACGAAGATGTTCGGTGGTAACTCGAATTGGCGCGGGCCGGTCTGGTATCCGCTTAATTTCTTCATCGTAGGGGCCTTACAGGAATTCGGTAATTACTACGGTGATCGTGTACAGGTGGCTTTACCGTCAGGGAGCGATAACAAAGGTACGCTAAATGATGCAGCTGCATTTCTGTCGAAGCGGCTATGGCATGCGTTCCGACCGAATGAGAAAGGAGAACGTCCGTGCCACGGCACCGACACCATTTATGCGACGGACCCGCATTTCAAGGATCTGATCTTGTTCTATGAGCATTTCGATGGCGACACGTCCCGTGGCTTAGGGGCGAGCCACCAGACGGGATGGACGGCGCTCGTGACTCGTTTGTAG
- a CDS encoding DUF3526 domain-containing protein yields MISLAFKQFIRTGGVRIGLSFLLIAGIASLLVGRQFVLRQNQAIADVQAFQQKDFVQKAALHHDDLGLLLYYLKFSLINETSPLAGLSIGQRDVNASVQSVTIRALEGQKYDADLNNPLNLLLGNLDFSFVLIYLFPLLIIAFTYNLISEERESGTWKLVAVQSQKLFTVVLQLFAIRALPLLSVLLVILLLAIPILGIFFDTAFVVLVATSVLYGLFWFSVSFWVASLKQTSAVNAMLLLGIWLSLVILLPALINTYLENRYPVPEALATTLKQRKGYHEKWDMDKKTTLEAFYTHYPQFRKLPAAIMETDWRWYYAMQQLGDDESAPESGELRAKLQQRDNASRVIAQFVPTLHTQLQFNELARTGLGNQLRFLDHTTRFHEKLRLYFYPKIFTNAPVKAERWTDFPEETFSDSEPIRPAIILGPLLLFTTLLATLGWRNYRKTLYSL; encoded by the coding sequence ATGATCTCACTAGCGTTTAAGCAGTTTATTCGAACAGGAGGAGTTCGGATCGGCCTGTCCTTTCTGCTCATCGCGGGCATAGCCAGTTTGCTGGTCGGTCGGCAATTTGTGCTTCGGCAAAATCAGGCTATCGCCGATGTGCAGGCTTTTCAACAGAAAGACTTTGTGCAAAAGGCGGCACTGCACCACGATGATTTGGGGTTGTTGCTGTATTATCTGAAATTTTCCCTGATCAACGAAACATCGCCACTGGCAGGACTGTCCATTGGTCAACGCGACGTAAACGCGTCGGTGCAGAGTGTGACGATTCGGGCGCTGGAAGGCCAGAAATACGACGCCGACCTGAACAACCCTCTGAATCTGCTGCTGGGTAACCTCGATTTTAGTTTTGTGCTAATCTATCTGTTTCCCCTGTTGATCATTGCCTTTACGTATAACCTCATCTCAGAGGAGCGGGAAAGTGGTACCTGGAAGTTGGTAGCGGTCCAGAGCCAAAAACTGTTTACCGTTGTTTTACAGCTTTTTGCCATCCGAGCGTTGCCCCTGCTTAGCGTATTGCTTGTCATCCTGCTGCTGGCCATTCCGATATTGGGTATCTTTTTCGATACTGCTTTTGTGGTCTTGGTAGCTACCTCAGTGCTGTATGGGCTATTCTGGTTTAGCGTTAGTTTTTGGGTCGCTTCGCTGAAACAGACCTCCGCCGTCAATGCCATGCTGCTGCTTGGTATCTGGCTGAGTCTCGTCATTTTACTACCAGCGTTGATCAACACTTACTTGGAGAATCGCTATCCGGTTCCTGAAGCCTTGGCAACTACGCTGAAACAGCGAAAGGGATACCACGAAAAATGGGACATGGACAAAAAAACGACGCTGGAAGCCTTCTATACGCATTACCCACAATTCAGAAAACTTCCCGCTGCGATCATGGAAACGGATTGGCGTTGGTATTATGCGATGCAGCAACTCGGTGATGACGAGTCGGCACCGGAGTCGGGCGAATTACGGGCGAAACTACAACAGCGGGACAACGCCAGCCGAGTTATTGCTCAGTTTGTTCCTACGCTTCACACGCAGCTTCAATTCAACGAGCTAGCCCGTACAGGATTAGGTAACCAGCTACGGTTTCTGGATCACACCACCCGCTTCCACGAAAAGCTACGGCTTTATTTTTACCCCAAAATATTCACCAATGCTCCGGTTAAAGCCGAACGATGGACGGACTTTCCGGAGGAAACCTTTTCTGATTCTGAGCCAATCCGGCCCGCAATCATTCTCGGGCCCTTGCTATTATTTACTACCCTGCTGGCCACTTTAGGCTGGCGGAATTACAGAAAAACCTTGTACAGCCTTTAA
- a CDS encoding helix-turn-helix domain-containing protein: MASPYFIQSISQLHQLLRIDKPDNPLVSVIDFSQITCFSDEQLRSVIYNFYCIALKKNFQGKMRYGQNTYDFDEGVMTFFAPGQVVTTEIVDDLRLTGWWLVMHPDFVQDAPLARKIKTYDYFSYAVHEALHLSAKEETILDFIVSTIKQEIGAAIDTYSYDIISSQIQVLLDYCARFYNRQFISRKLVNKTSLARFDDALNRYVNSALLAESGPPSVQYLADQLAMSPSYLSSMLRSLTGQNAQQHIHNRLIEKAKELLITTELTVSEVAYLLGFAHAQSFNKLFKNKTRQSPLRFRSVHRLH; the protein is encoded by the coding sequence ATGGCTTCTCCTTATTTCATCCAATCCATTTCCCAGTTGCATCAGCTACTTCGTATCGACAAACCGGATAACCCTCTAGTTAGCGTCATTGACTTTTCTCAAATAACCTGTTTCTCCGACGAGCAGCTACGTAGTGTGATATACAATTTCTATTGCATTGCCTTAAAGAAAAACTTTCAGGGAAAGATGCGATACGGTCAGAACACGTATGATTTTGACGAGGGTGTGATGACGTTCTTTGCACCGGGTCAGGTGGTTACCACCGAGATTGTTGATGACCTTCGCCTGACGGGGTGGTGGTTGGTGATGCACCCTGATTTTGTGCAGGATGCTCCGCTTGCCCGGAAAATTAAAACGTACGATTACTTTTCTTATGCGGTCCACGAAGCATTGCATCTCTCGGCAAAGGAAGAAACCATTCTGGACTTTATTGTGAGTACAATCAAACAGGAAATCGGTGCGGCCATCGACACGTATTCGTATGATATCATTAGCTCACAGATTCAGGTATTGCTTGATTACTGCGCCCGCTTTTATAACCGTCAGTTTATCAGCCGTAAGCTTGTCAACAAGACCTCATTGGCGCGATTCGACGACGCATTGAATCGCTATGTGAACAGCGCGCTATTAGCGGAATCGGGACCACCCTCGGTCCAGTATCTGGCGGATCAACTAGCCATGTCCCCGTCCTACCTGAGCAGTATGTTACGCTCTCTTACGGGGCAAAACGCGCAACAGCATATTCATAACCGCCTGATTGAGAAAGCAAAGGAATTGCTAATCACTACGGAGCTGACTGTTAGCGAGGTAGCCTACTTACTAGGTTTTGCCCATGCTCAATCGTTCAACAAGTTATTCAAGAATAAAACCCGGCAATCACCGCTTCGCTTTCGTAGTGTGCACCGACTTCATTGA
- a CDS encoding ABC transporter permease, which translates to MRLRKERLIAGQVWDTVFTNRIVPYLGLFVGLLITYAAYSGWVSFRQQNQLRAAYQQQARHDWLNNPDKHPHRMAHYGHFVFRPKAPLSMFDGGMESFLGSTLFLEAHKQNSVNFSEAGFSTGLLRFGEISLAMILQLLLPLLIFFVGFSSVASERDNGTLKIVLSQGVSGQALHVGKSLGLIGVMSTLFIPVMLTTVVLWLIAQNGTVTLDEAIRLGLLVVAYFVYLTFFCLIAVLVSARSRSAKAALVTLIGLWLMLTLVLPRASQALGATLFAAPSKVAFFDKVGEDVHKEGDSHNPNDPHYKALKDSLLAAYRVDSVQQLPFNYSGFVMAEGEKISATIYNQHFDELLTIYDRQNEFSRAVAFLDPFMAIRNLSMALSGTDYANYLDFGQQAEQYRYDMAQKLNVLQMKYVSNYKPGPGDPPITIDNKHWEEIPEFHYTKMSVRSVLANEPISLFALAFWAFVLLYLVHPQSKNLRVV; encoded by the coding sequence ATGCGTCTACGGAAAGAACGACTGATTGCCGGGCAAGTGTGGGATACCGTGTTCACAAACCGGATTGTCCCCTACCTGGGCTTGTTTGTAGGACTGCTGATTACGTACGCAGCTTATTCGGGGTGGGTCAGCTTCCGCCAGCAAAACCAACTGCGGGCCGCTTATCAACAGCAGGCCCGGCATGATTGGCTGAACAATCCCGATAAGCACCCCCACCGCATGGCGCACTACGGCCACTTTGTTTTTAGACCGAAAGCCCCATTGAGTATGTTCGATGGAGGTATGGAAAGCTTTCTGGGCAGCACCCTGTTTCTGGAAGCGCACAAGCAGAATTCGGTCAACTTCTCCGAAGCAGGTTTTTCAACTGGACTGCTGCGTTTTGGGGAGATTAGTCTGGCCATGATTCTTCAATTGTTACTTCCCCTGCTCATTTTTTTTGTAGGCTTTAGCAGTGTCGCTTCAGAACGAGACAACGGTACGCTAAAGATCGTTTTGAGTCAGGGGGTAAGCGGACAGGCACTCCATGTCGGCAAAAGCCTTGGTCTGATAGGCGTCATGTCAACTCTGTTTATTCCGGTCATGCTGACAACGGTGGTGCTGTGGTTAATAGCGCAGAACGGCACAGTAACGTTGGATGAAGCCATCCGGCTCGGGTTACTCGTCGTTGCCTACTTCGTATACCTGACATTTTTCTGCCTAATAGCGGTTCTCGTTTCGGCGCGTAGTCGATCAGCAAAAGCCGCTTTAGTCACGCTGATTGGTCTATGGCTGATGTTGACACTGGTGTTGCCCCGAGCCTCACAAGCGTTGGGAGCTACCTTGTTTGCCGCCCCTTCAAAGGTGGCTTTCTTCGACAAAGTTGGCGAGGATGTGCACAAAGAAGGGGATAGTCATAACCCCAACGATCCGCACTATAAAGCCCTTAAAGATTCGCTGCTGGCTGCGTATCGAGTTGACTCCGTTCAGCAGCTACCATTTAATTACAGTGGCTTTGTGATGGCCGAGGGTGAAAAAATCAGTGCTACTATTTACAACCAGCACTTCGACGAACTATTGACTATCTACGACCGACAGAACGAATTTTCGCGGGCTGTAGCCTTTCTGGACCCCTTCATGGCAATCAGAAACCTGTCGATGGCACTGTCGGGTACCGACTACGCCAACTATCTTGACTTTGGACAGCAGGCCGAGCAATACCGGTACGATATGGCTCAGAAACTCAATGTCTTGCAAATGAAATACGTCAGTAATTACAAACCCGGCCCTGGCGATCCACCGATTACCATCGACAACAAGCATTGGGAAGAAATTCCTGAATTTCACTACACTAAAATGAGTGTTCGCTCGGTGCTGGCCAATGAACCGATTTCTCTCTTTGCGCTAGCTTTCTGGGCGTTTGTCCTGCTTTATCTCGTGCATCCCCAGTCAAAAAATCTACGCGTCGTTTAA